A genome region from Anastrepha obliqua isolate idAnaObli1 chromosome 4, idAnaObli1_1.0, whole genome shotgun sequence includes the following:
- the LOC129245810 gene encoding uncharacterized protein LOC129245810 isoform X1 has product MENVRTFFSGQNKDGTLTNNQRNGGLNPFTGRIVPAGIGSGLQGNMSPHSDGVDVKTHHEVKRKDSDSYFYIMWRS; this is encoded by the coding sequence atggagAACGTGAGAACTTTCTTTTCTGGACAAAACAAAGATGgaactttgacaaataatcAGCGAAACGGTGGATTAAATCCGTTTACTGGGCGCATCGTGCCTGCCGGCATAGGCAGCGGACTGCAAGGCAATATGAGCCCACATAGTGATGGAGTGGATGTTAAAACTCATCACGAAGTCAAGCGGAAAGATAGCGACAGTTATTTCTATATAAT